A single region of the Equus przewalskii isolate Varuska chromosome 26, EquPr2, whole genome shotgun sequence genome encodes:
- the C26H9orf152 gene encoding uncharacterized protein C9orf152 homolog — MKRLPCPCLALPHFWLLGSHFMAQGSGTQAPGKGPSLSIQLLRAQYEGLRRQQRAQAHVVVLPKGGNMAAPAESMVSAVWINKERRHSLSLDEADPEAAGMLEEADRGCPQAPESPWHTHLEMHRLVQAFHQETSHQTKHKGKLMGSEQRLPEEGDPGLLENNQMTQQGTTNPEAAQSECQVGSAHTKVVGSTLNIGVQCPPSIKTTLRSGKPAHYPFPQRKTPRISQAARNLGLYGPA; from the exons ATGAAGAGGTTGCCCTGCCCATGTCTTGCCCTGCCCCACTTCTGGCTTCTGGGGTCTCACTTCATGGCTCAGGGCTCCGGGACTCAGGCCCCAGGGAAAGGGCCCTCGCTCAGCATCCAGCTCCTGCGAGCCCAGTACGAAGGCTTGAGGCGGCAGCAGAGGGCCCAGGCCCACGTCGTGGTGCTTCCCAAAG GAGGGAACATGGCTGCTCCTGCTGAATCCATGGTCAGTGCTGTTTGGATTAACAAGGAGAGAAGGCATTCACTGTCTCTGGATGAGGCAGATCCTGAGGCAGCAGGGATGCTGGAGGAGGCTGACAGAGGCTGTCCGCAGGCCCCTGAGTCTCCATGGCACACACACCTAGAGATGCACCGCTTGGTCCAAGCCTTCCACCAGGAAACCAGTCATCAGACAAAACACAAGGGCAAGCTCATGGGGTCTGAGCAAAGGCTCCCTGAGGAAGGAGACCCAGGCTTGCTTGAAAACAATCAGATGACTCAGCAAGGGACCACGAACCCAGAGGCAGCTCAGAGTGAGTGTCAGGTGGGCAGTGCCCATACCAAGGTGGTGGGATCCACCTTAAACATTGGCGTTCAGTGCCCTCCTTCCATAAAGACCACACTCAGATCTGGAAAACCAGCTCACTATCCATTTCCTCAAAGGAAAACTCCCAGGATCTCCCAAGCTGCCCGGAACCTGGGCTTATATGGCCCAGCCTGA